A DNA window from Mucilaginibacter xinganensis contains the following coding sequences:
- a CDS encoding SDR family NAD(P)-dependent oxidoreductase, whose translation MTDKKFTGQVAIITGAGQGIGFEIARQLALEGASVILNDIHEALAINASTEIQKQGCICHAVAGDVSNVEFIQHLVDEAVDKFGKLTIIIANAGITTFGEFLDYQPESLKQVMDLNLYGTFFLTQKAAIQIKKQGLGGSMLLMSSVTGHQAHKNLAAYGMTKAGLEMLAKSLVVELSEYSITINTIAPGATLTERTLMDSEYLATWSRITPLGKPATVADIANAALFFVSPASRHITGQSLVVDGGWTATSPSPY comes from the coding sequence ATGACAGATAAAAAATTCACCGGCCAGGTGGCGATAATAACCGGCGCAGGGCAGGGTATCGGTTTTGAGATTGCCCGGCAACTTGCGCTGGAAGGAGCCTCGGTTATTCTTAATGATATTCATGAAGCCTTAGCCATAAACGCATCAACAGAGATTCAAAAACAGGGTTGCATTTGCCATGCGGTTGCGGGGGATGTATCAAACGTTGAATTTATTCAGCATCTGGTTGATGAAGCAGTTGATAAATTCGGAAAGCTAACCATAATAATCGCCAATGCGGGGATCACCACTTTTGGTGAATTTTTAGATTATCAACCTGAATCATTAAAACAGGTAATGGATTTAAACCTGTACGGTACTTTCTTTTTAACACAAAAAGCAGCTATCCAAATAAAAAAACAGGGATTAGGCGGGAGCATGTTACTAATGTCGTCAGTAACCGGGCACCAGGCGCATAAGAACCTCGCGGCTTACGGAATGACAAAGGCCGGCCTGGAAATGCTTGCTAAAAGTTTAGTGGTAGAACTTTCGGAGTATAGTATTACGATTAACACCATTGCTCCGGGTGCTACTTTAACAGAAAGAACGCTTATGGACAGCGAATACCTTGCAACATGGTCGCGCATTACACCTTTGGGAAAGCCTGCAACAGTAGCGGATATTGCCAATGCAGCTTTGTTTTTTGTCTCGCCTGCTTCCAGGCATATCACAGGGCAAAGTTTGGTTGTAGATGGGGGGTGGACGGCGACAAGTCCGTCACCTTATTGA